A DNA window from Caulobacter mirabilis contains the following coding sequences:
- a CDS encoding M14 family metallopeptidase, with protein sequence MRTPLAAAVVAALLMSSPAMSQPTNAIPNAKPWDQPFLPPAPAWDGKSRALLRPATDPWASAFEQDPAHDFSPNYADTRAWFDRLDAASDLIRIEPFGVSPEGRPIYAVIASKDGATLDPKKPLLLAQAGIHPGEIDGKDAGMMLLRDIAFYGKSGLLDKVNLILIPILSVDGHERAGAYSRPNQRGPRIQGWRNTATNQNLNRDYMKLDQPEMQAVRAFTNKYRPDLYVDIHVTDGIDYQYDVTFGYNGEDGVWSRSPASAKWLDTAFKPAVYKALEAQGHIPGELVFAIDDRDPKKGLSDGGLGERFSNGWGSAAHVPTILIENHSLKPHEQRVLGTYVFLEEALKLLAAKGAGLRTAIEQDRALRPAEILANFDPETKPSSTRAFKGIQFERYDSPASGRSEIRWLGKADPELWRMPFYGSVSTLSLKRPKAYWVPSYRKDLIERLKIHGVQMETLAAPRTVSVEMLRLEDAKVSGGTNEGHVPITVDKVTAEPRDWTFPTGSVRVSTDQPLGDVVVLLLEPQSGESFFAWGMFPEVLNRVEYIEAYAVAPLAEKMLAADPALKAEFEAKLAADPAFAADGDARLSWFYERTPFYDQHYRLYPVAREK encoded by the coding sequence ATGCGCACGCCCCTCGCGGCCGCCGTCGTCGCGGCCCTCCTGATGTCGAGCCCCGCCATGTCCCAGCCGACCAACGCGATTCCCAACGCCAAGCCGTGGGACCAGCCCTTCCTGCCGCCGGCGCCCGCGTGGGACGGCAAGAGCCGCGCGCTGCTGCGGCCGGCGACCGACCCCTGGGCCAGCGCCTTCGAGCAGGATCCGGCGCACGACTTCAGCCCCAACTACGCCGACACCCGCGCCTGGTTCGACAGGCTGGACGCCGCCAGCGACCTGATCCGCATCGAGCCGTTCGGCGTCTCGCCGGAGGGGCGGCCGATCTACGCGGTGATCGCCAGCAAGGATGGGGCGACGCTCGACCCGAAGAAGCCGCTGCTGCTGGCGCAGGCCGGCATCCACCCGGGCGAGATCGACGGCAAGGACGCCGGTATGATGCTGCTGCGCGACATCGCCTTCTACGGAAAGTCGGGGCTGCTGGATAAGGTCAACCTGATCCTGATCCCGATCCTGTCGGTCGACGGCCACGAGCGCGCCGGCGCCTATTCGCGGCCCAACCAGCGTGGCCCCCGGATCCAGGGTTGGCGCAACACCGCCACCAACCAGAACCTGAACCGCGACTACATGAAGCTCGACCAGCCCGAGATGCAGGCGGTGCGGGCATTCACCAACAAGTACCGGCCGGACCTGTACGTCGACATCCACGTCACCGACGGCATCGACTACCAGTACGACGTGACCTTCGGGTACAATGGCGAGGACGGCGTCTGGTCGCGCTCGCCGGCCTCGGCCAAGTGGCTGGACACGGCGTTCAAGCCGGCGGTCTACAAGGCGCTGGAGGCCCAGGGCCACATCCCCGGCGAGCTGGTCTTCGCCATCGACGACCGCGATCCGAAGAAGGGCCTCAGCGACGGCGGCCTGGGCGAGCGGTTCTCCAACGGCTGGGGCTCGGCGGCCCACGTCCCGACGATCCTGATCGAGAACCACAGCCTCAAGCCGCACGAGCAGCGGGTGCTGGGCACCTACGTCTTCCTGGAGGAGGCGCTGAAGCTGCTGGCGGCCAAGGGCGCCGGCCTGCGCACGGCGATCGAGCAGGACCGCGCCCTGCGGCCGGCCGAGATCCTGGCCAACTTCGACCCCGAGACCAAGCCGTCCTCGACCCGCGCCTTCAAGGGCATCCAGTTCGAGCGCTACGACAGCCCCGCCTCGGGTCGGTCCGAGATCCGCTGGCTGGGCAAGGCCGACCCGGAGCTCTGGCGGATGCCGTTCTACGGCTCGGTCTCGACGCTCAGCCTCAAGCGGCCGAAGGCCTACTGGGTGCCCAGCTATCGCAAGGACCTGATCGAGCGGCTGAAGATCCACGGCGTCCAGATGGAGACCCTGGCCGCGCCCAGGACCGTGTCGGTCGAGATGCTGCGGCTGGAGGACGCGAAGGTCTCGGGCGGGACCAACGAGGGCCACGTGCCGATCACCGTCGACAAGGTGACGGCCGAGCCGCGCGACTGGACCTTCCCGACCGGCTCGGTCCGCGTCTCGACCGACCAGCCGCTGGGCGACGTGGTCGTGCTGCTGCTCGAGCCACAGTCGGGCGAGAGCTTCTTCGCCTGGGGCATGTTCCCCGAGGTGCTGAACCGGGTCGAGTACATCGAGGCCTACGCCGTCGCGCCGCTGGCCGAGAAGATGCTGGCCGCCGATCCGGCGCTGAAGGCCGAGTTCGAAGCCAAGCTCGCCGCCGATCCGGCCTTCGCCGCCGACGGCGACGCGCGCCTGAGCTGGTTCTACGAACGGACGCCCTTCTACGACCAGCACTACCGCCTGTATCCGGTCGCTCGTGAGAAATAG
- a CDS encoding MAPEG family protein has protein sequence MDGVNLGHAASLWVGLHLLLLLVLSALVVRQRQKHKILLGDEGVPQVAQAVRAFGNATEYVPAGLAGLIVLDVASQSPLLVHIAGAILFAGRVIHAVGLSTSGGASIARSIGMTLTWLAYVFLIAATLFTAIV, from the coding sequence ATGGACGGCGTCAATCTAGGCCATGCGGCGTCCCTCTGGGTCGGGCTGCATCTGCTGCTGCTGCTGGTGCTGTCGGCGTTGGTCGTGCGCCAGCGCCAGAAGCACAAGATCCTGCTCGGCGACGAGGGCGTGCCCCAGGTCGCCCAGGCCGTCCGCGCCTTCGGCAACGCCACGGAGTATGTGCCGGCCGGCCTCGCCGGCCTGATCGTGCTCGACGTGGCTTCGCAGTCGCCGCTGCTCGTGCATATCGCCGGCGCGATCCTGTTCGCCGGACGGGTGATCCATGCGGTCGGGCTGTCGACCAGCGGCGGCGCTTCGATCGCCCGCTCGATCGGCATGACCCTGACCTGGCTGGCCTATGTGTTCCTGATCGCCGCCACGCTGTTCACCGCCATCGTCTAA
- a CDS encoding methyl-accepting chemotaxis protein, which translates to MRAFQRLSVAGKMLTAGGAVVGVLLLLAAFAVSQHTRGVAQNLSGDYAEALGEQAAADVEGQLIEAAGAVRGMAAAIGGAHQSGLRDRAAIMTMLQPNANASPIVLASWFMASPDAFDGQDAAFVGNTAMGSNSKGAFAPYWVKSGGKLIMEPLDNGTDYEEPYFKNAFQSGKIAIIEPYSYVIEGKPVLMTTIAHPVFSNGKIIGVSGVDLALGDVSTMLGKMKPFGTGQVMLLSSEAKWVSHPDAKLRTKDYADPGAAEVKAAIASGKSVRIKGVRNAEGDKVERLITPAPLAGLGSTWALVTDIPTKTINGPADRLAWALMIGGMVILGLVLAALLSATNLIVRQPLARLTTAVAALGAGRYDEPVRGTDSPDELGGIARALEGFRHDLAETGRLRTEQERSRDAAEQERRRNDEIRRAAEEEQRFVVASVGEGLEKLAQGDLTFRLTAAFPEDYRKLRDDFNGAIGKLQDAMMVIVGNASGIRSTTGEISQAADDLSRRTEQQAASLEETAAALDQITATVKQTAEGSNRARGVVEEARKGAEHSGKVVGEAVEAMRVIEASSQQIAQITGVIDEIAFQTNLLALNAGVEAARAGDAGKGFAVVASEVRALAQRSAEAAKEIKGLISASSGQVDQGVKLVAQTGQALQRIVGEVGQISELVTGIAASAQEQASGLAEVNTAMNHMDQMTQQNAAMVEESTAASHALAQETAGLSELVSRFRIGEAATATRATRAAPTPRPAARTPAPAPARAPVPAPAAQPVPALRTAGGAGLSAARKPEPIEDDWTEF; encoded by the coding sequence ATGCGCGCGTTCCAAAGGCTTTCCGTCGCCGGCAAGATGCTCACCGCCGGCGGCGCCGTCGTCGGCGTCCTGTTGCTGCTGGCGGCGTTTGCAGTGTCTCAGCATACGCGCGGCGTCGCGCAGAACCTCTCCGGCGACTACGCCGAGGCGCTCGGCGAGCAGGCCGCGGCCGACGTCGAGGGGCAGCTGATCGAGGCCGCCGGCGCTGTGCGCGGCATGGCCGCGGCGATTGGCGGCGCCCACCAGTCGGGTCTGCGCGACCGCGCCGCGATCATGACGATGCTGCAGCCCAACGCGAACGCCTCGCCGATCGTGCTGGCCAGCTGGTTCATGGCGTCGCCGGACGCCTTCGACGGGCAGGACGCCGCCTTTGTCGGCAATACCGCGATGGGCTCCAACAGCAAGGGGGCCTTCGCCCCCTACTGGGTGAAGTCCGGCGGCAAGCTGATCATGGAGCCCCTCGACAACGGCACCGACTACGAGGAGCCGTATTTCAAGAACGCCTTCCAGAGCGGCAAGATCGCGATCATCGAGCCCTATTCCTACGTCATCGAGGGCAAGCCGGTCCTGATGACGACGATCGCCCACCCGGTCTTCTCGAACGGCAAGATCATCGGCGTCTCGGGGGTCGACCTGGCGCTGGGCGACGTCTCGACCATGCTGGGCAAGATGAAGCCGTTCGGCACGGGCCAGGTCATGCTGCTGTCGTCCGAGGCCAAGTGGGTCTCGCACCCCGACGCCAAGCTGCGGACCAAGGACTACGCCGATCCGGGCGCGGCCGAGGTCAAGGCGGCCATCGCCAGCGGGAAATCGGTGCGGATCAAGGGGGTGCGCAACGCCGAAGGCGACAAGGTCGAGCGCCTGATCACGCCGGCGCCGCTGGCCGGCCTGGGGTCGACCTGGGCCCTGGTCACCGACATCCCGACCAAGACCATCAATGGCCCGGCCGATCGCCTGGCCTGGGCGCTGATGATCGGCGGCATGGTGATCCTGGGCCTGGTGCTGGCGGCCCTGCTGTCGGCCACCAACCTGATCGTGCGCCAGCCGCTGGCCCGCCTGACCACGGCGGTGGCCGCCCTGGGGGCCGGCCGCTACGACGAGCCGGTGCGCGGCACGGACTCGCCGGACGAACTGGGCGGCATCGCCCGCGCCCTGGAAGGCTTCCGCCACGACCTGGCCGAGACCGGCCGCTTGCGCACCGAACAGGAGCGCTCGCGCGACGCCGCCGAGCAGGAGCGCCGCCGCAACGACGAGATCCGCCGCGCCGCCGAGGAGGAGCAGCGCTTCGTCGTCGCCTCGGTCGGCGAGGGCCTGGAGAAGCTGGCCCAGGGCGACCTGACCTTCCGCCTGACCGCCGCCTTCCCAGAGGATTATCGGAAGCTGCGCGACGACTTCAACGGCGCCATCGGCAAGCTGCAGGACGCCATGATGGTGATCGTCGGCAACGCCTCCGGCATCCGCTCGACCACGGGCGAGATCAGCCAGGCCGCCGACGACCTGTCGCGCCGCACCGAGCAGCAGGCCGCCAGCCTGGAAGAGACCGCCGCCGCGCTCGACCAGATCACCGCCACGGTGAAACAGACCGCCGAAGGCTCCAACCGCGCCCGCGGCGTGGTCGAGGAGGCCCGCAAGGGGGCCGAGCACAGCGGCAAGGTCGTCGGCGAAGCGGTGGAGGCGATGCGGGTCATCGAGGCCTCCTCGCAGCAGATCGCCCAGATCACCGGCGTGATCGACGAGATCGCCTTCCAGACCAACCTGCTGGCGCTGAACGCCGGGGTCGAGGCGGCGCGGGCCGGCGACGCCGGCAAGGGCTTCGCGGTCGTCGCTTCGGAAGTGCGGGCCTTGGCCCAGCGCTCGGCCGAGGCCGCCAAGGAGATCAAGGGTCTGATTTCGGCCAGCTCCGGCCAGGTCGACCAGGGCGTGAAGCTGGTCGCCCAGACCGGTCAGGCCCTGCAGCGCATCGTCGGCGAGGTCGGCCAGATCAGCGAACTGGTCACCGGCATCGCGGCTTCCGCCCAGGAGCAGGCCTCGGGCCTGGCCGAGGTCAACACGGCCATGAACCACATGGACCAGATGACCCAGCAGAACGCGGCCATGGTCGAGGAATCGACCGCCGCCAGCCATGCCCTGGCCCAGGAGACGGCCGGCCTGTCGGAACTGGTCAGCCGCTTCCGCATCGGCGAGGCGGCGACGGCGACCCGCGCGACCCGCGCGGCCCCGACGCCCAGGCCGGCCGCCCGAACGCCGGCTCCGGCTCCGGCGCGCGCTCCGGTCCCCGCGCCCGCGGCTCAGCCGGTTCCGGCGCTCCGGACCGCCGGCGGCGCGGGCCTTTCGGCGGCCCGCAAGCCCGAGCCGATCGAGGACGACTGGACGGAATTCTGA